In Mastigocladopsis repens PCC 10914, a single window of DNA contains:
- the rpoB gene encoding DNA-directed RNA polymerase subunit beta, giving the protein MTNETIMEPAFLLPDLIEIQRSSFRWFLEEGLIEELNSFSPITDYTGKLELHFLGQNYKLKEPKYNVDEAKRRDSTYAVQMYVPTRLINKETGEIKEQEVFIGDLPLMTDRGTFIINGAERVIVNQIVRSPGVYYKSEIDKNGRRTYSASLIPNRGAWLKFETDRNDLVWVRIDKTRKLSAQVLLKALGLSDNEIFDALRHPEYFQKTIEKEGQFSEEEALMELYRKLRPGEPPTVLGGQQLLDSRFFDPKRYDLGRVGRYKLNKKLRLQVPETMRVLTPQDILAAVDYLINLEFDIGNTDDIDHLGNRRVRSVGELLQNQVRVGLNRLERIIRERMTVSDAEVLTPASLVNPKPLVAAIKEFFGSSQLSQFMDQTNPLAELTHKRRLSALGPGGLTRERAGFAVRDIHPSHYGRICPVETPEGPNAGLIGSLATHARVNQYGFLETPYRPVENGRVRFDLPPVYMTADEEDDLRVAAGDLPVDENGDIIGPQVTVRYRQEFSTTTPEQVDYVAISPVQIVSVATSMIPFLEHDDANRALMGSNMQRQAVPLLKPERPLVGTGLEAQAARDSGMVIISRTDGEITYVDATEIRVRPRTLPPTEGTSSRENPTRLNNPEIRYTISKYHRSNQDTCLNQKPLVYMGERVVAGQVLADGSSTEGGELALGQNIVVAYMPWEGYNYEDAILISERLVQDDIYTSIHIEKYEIEARQTKLGPEEITREIPNVGEDALRQLDEQGIIRIGAWVESGDILVGKVTPKGESDQPPEEKLLRAIFGEKARDVRDNSLRVPNGEKGRVVDVRLFTREQGDELPPGANMVVRVYVAQKRKIQVGDKMAGRHGNKGIISKILPMEDMPYLPDGSPVDIVLNPLGVPSRMNVGQVFECLLGWAGHNLGVRFKLTPFDEMYGEESSRSIVHGKLQEARDETGKTWVYNPDDSGKIMVYDGRTGEPFDKPVTVGVAYMLKLVHLVDDKIHARSTGPYSLVTQQPLGGKAQQGGQRFGEMEVWALEAFGAAYTLQELLTVKSDDMQGRNEALNAIVKGKSIPRPGTPESFKVLMRELQSLGLDIAVHKVETQADGSSLDVEVDLMADQGNRRTPPRPTYESLSRESMEDEE; this is encoded by the coding sequence ATGACTAACGAAACAATTATGGAACCCGCCTTTTTGTTGCCAGACTTGATTGAAATCCAGCGTTCTAGCTTCCGCTGGTTTCTGGAAGAAGGGCTGATAGAAGAACTTAACTCCTTTAGTCCGATCACAGATTACACAGGCAAACTAGAGCTACACTTTTTGGGTCAGAACTACAAGCTCAAAGAGCCAAAGTACAATGTTGACGAAGCAAAACGACGTGACAGTACATACGCGGTACAAATGTATGTCCCCACTCGTTTAATTAACAAAGAAACAGGAGAAATCAAAGAGCAAGAAGTCTTTATTGGGGATTTGCCTTTGATGACTGACCGAGGCACGTTTATTATCAACGGTGCCGAGCGGGTGATTGTCAACCAGATAGTGCGATCGCCAGGAGTCTACTACAAATCAGAAATCGATAAAAACGGGCGGCGTACCTATTCAGCGAGCTTAATCCCAAACCGGGGAGCATGGCTGAAATTTGAAACAGACCGTAACGACTTAGTGTGGGTACGCATCGACAAAACCCGTAAATTGTCAGCACAAGTTCTCCTCAAAGCCCTTGGGTTGTCAGATAACGAAATATTTGACGCCCTGCGCCACCCAGAATACTTCCAAAAAACAATTGAAAAAGAAGGGCAATTTTCCGAAGAAGAAGCCCTCATGGAGTTATATCGTAAACTCCGTCCTGGTGAACCACCCACAGTGTTGGGAGGACAACAACTTCTAGATTCGCGGTTTTTTGACCCCAAACGCTACGACCTCGGTCGCGTCGGACGTTACAAACTTAACAAGAAACTGCGCTTGCAAGTGCCAGAAACAATGCGCGTCTTGACTCCCCAAGATATTTTGGCAGCAGTAGATTACCTGATCAACCTTGAGTTTGATATTGGTAACACTGACGACATCGACCACTTAGGTAACCGCCGCGTCAGAAGCGTGGGGGAATTGCTGCAAAACCAAGTGCGGGTCGGTTTAAACCGCTTGGAACGTATCATTCGCGAAAGGATGACTGTCTCCGATGCTGAAGTGCTAACCCCAGCTTCTTTGGTAAACCCCAAACCCTTGGTAGCAGCCATTAAAGAATTCTTTGGGTCTAGCCAATTATCGCAGTTCATGGATCAGACAAATCCTCTGGCAGAACTGACCCACAAACGTCGTCTTTCGGCACTTGGTCCGGGAGGTCTAACCCGCGAACGTGCAGGTTTTGCAGTACGAGATATTCACCCATCCCACTACGGGCGAATTTGCCCCGTTGAAACTCCAGAAGGTCCCAACGCTGGTTTGATTGGTTCCTTGGCAACCCATGCTCGCGTGAACCAGTATGGCTTCTTAGAAACCCCCTACAGACCTGTAGAAAACGGACGGGTACGGTTTGACTTACCACCTGTGTATATGACCGCAGACGAAGAAGATGACCTGCGGGTTGCCGCAGGCGACTTGCCCGTTGATGAAAACGGTGACATCATCGGACCTCAGGTGACAGTGCGTTATCGCCAGGAATTCTCCACAACCACACCAGAACAAGTGGACTATGTGGCAATCTCTCCTGTGCAGATTGTCTCTGTTGCTACCAGTATGATTCCCTTCTTGGAGCATGACGACGCTAACCGCGCCCTAATGGGATCGAATATGCAACGGCAAGCAGTCCCCCTGCTTAAACCAGAGCGACCTTTGGTGGGAACAGGCTTAGAAGCTCAGGCGGCAAGAGACTCCGGTATGGTGATCATATCGCGCACCGACGGGGAAATCACTTATGTAGACGCCACAGAAATTCGCGTACGTCCACGGACACTTCCCCCAACAGAGGGGACCTCCTCACGAGAAAATCCTACCAGACTCAACAATCCAGAAATTAGGTACACCATTTCCAAGTACCATCGCTCCAACCAAGACACCTGTCTCAACCAGAAACCCTTGGTGTATATGGGCGAACGGGTTGTAGCAGGTCAAGTGCTGGCGGATGGTTCCTCCACCGAAGGCGGTGAATTGGCACTAGGACAAAACATCGTCGTCGCCTATATGCCTTGGGAAGGCTACAACTACGAAGACGCGATTTTGATTTCTGAACGGCTGGTGCAGGATGATATCTACACCTCAATACACATAGAAAAATATGAAATTGAGGCAAGACAAACCAAGCTCGGACCCGAAGAAATCACCAGAGAAATTCCTAACGTAGGGGAAGACGCCTTGCGCCAGTTGGATGAACAGGGAATCATTCGCATTGGGGCATGGGTAGAATCTGGGGATATATTGGTAGGTAAAGTGACACCCAAAGGGGAATCTGACCAGCCACCAGAAGAAAAGCTGCTGCGGGCGATTTTCGGTGAAAAAGCCCGAGATGTTCGTGACAACTCCCTAAGAGTTCCCAATGGTGAAAAAGGACGTGTCGTAGATGTGCGCTTGTTTACCCGCGAACAAGGCGATGAACTACCACCTGGCGCAAATATGGTCGTCCGGGTGTATGTCGCACAGAAGCGCAAAATCCAAGTCGGCGACAAAATGGCAGGACGCCACGGTAACAAAGGTATTATTTCCAAAATCTTGCCAATGGAAGATATGCCGTACTTGCCAGATGGTTCACCAGTGGACATCGTACTCAACCCCTTGGGCGTACCCAGTCGGATGAACGTTGGACAGGTGTTTGAGTGTCTGTTGGGTTGGGCTGGTCACAACCTAGGAGTGCGGTTTAAGCTGACTCCTTTCGACGAAATGTATGGCGAAGAGTCATCTCGCAGTATAGTACATGGCAAGTTGCAAGAAGCACGGGACGAAACAGGCAAAACCTGGGTCTATAACCCGGATGACTCTGGCAAAATCATGGTGTACGACGGTCGTACTGGCGAACCCTTTGACAAACCAGTCACTGTGGGTGTGGCTTATATGCTGAAGTTGGTTCACTTGGTGGACGACAAGATCCACGCCCGGTCCACAGGTCCATACTCACTCGTTACCCAGCAGCCGTTGGGTGGTAAAGCACAGCAAGGTGGTCAGCGGTTCGGTGAAATGGAGGTGTGGGCATTGGAAGCCTTTGGTGCTGCTTATACCTTACAGGAGTTGCTCACCGTGAAATCAGACGATATGCAAGGACGGAATGAAGCCCTAAATGCGATCGTTAAAGGTAAGTCAATTCCTAGACCCGGAACACCAGAATCCTTCAAAGTGTTGATGCGAGAACTACAGTCACTAGGCTTAGATATTGCCGTACACAAGGTAGAGACACAGGCAGATGGTAGTTCTTTGGATGTCGAAGTCGATTTGATGGCAGACCAAGGAAACCGTCGTACGCCTCCACGTCCAACCTATGAATCCTTGTCCCGCGAGTCAATGGAAGACGAGGAGTAA
- the rpsT gene encoding 30S ribosomal protein S20 produces the protein MANTKSALKRAEIAERNRLRNKAYKSAVKTLMKKYFVAVETYAANPSPESKQEVLARMSEAYSKIDRAVKRGVLHPNNGARKKSKLAQRLKTRTQPAATAPAATAE, from the coding sequence GTGGCGAATACAAAGTCTGCTCTCAAACGTGCCGAAATCGCAGAACGAAACCGACTGCGTAACAAAGCATATAAATCGGCAGTGAAGACACTAATGAAAAAATACTTCGTTGCTGTAGAAACTTATGCGGCTAACCCTAGCCCAGAATCAAAACAAGAAGTCCTTGCTCGAATGTCGGAAGCTTATAGCAAAATCGACAGAGCCGTAAAACGGGGTGTACTTCATCCTAACAACGGAGCCCGAAAAAAGTCAAAATTGGCTCAAAGGCTAAAAACACGTACACAACCAGCAGCAACTGCACCAGCAGCAACAGCTGAGTAG
- a CDS encoding DNA-directed RNA polymerase subunit gamma produces the protein MRPAQTNQFDYVKIGLASPERIRIWGERTLPNGQVVGEVTKPETINYRTLKPEMDGLFCERIFGPAKDWECHCGKYKRVRHRGIVCERCGVEVTESRVRRHRMGYIKLAAPVAHVWYLKGIPSYISILLDMPLRDVEQIVYFNSYVVLSPGNAETLTYKQLLSEDQWLEIEDQIYSEDSTLQGVEVGIGAEALLRLLADIQLEQEAESLREEIGTAKGQKRAKLIKRLRVIDNFIATGSKPEWMVMSVIPVIPPDLRPMVQLDGGRFATSDLNDLYRRVINRNNRLARLQEILAPEIIVRNEKRMLQEAVDALIDNGRRGRTVVGANNRPLKSLSDIIEGKQGRFRQNLLGKRVDYSGRSVIVVGPKLNIHQCGLPREMAIELFQPFVINRLIRSGMVNNIKAAKKLISRSDPSVWDVLEEVIEGHPVMLNRAPTLHRLGIQAFEPILVEGRAIQLHPLVCPAFNADFDGDQMAVHVPLSLESQAEARLLMLASNNILSPATGRPIITPSQDMVLGAYYLTAENPYATKGAGRYFASLDDVIMAYEQKQIELHAYIYVRYDGEVESPEPDTEPVEVIPNDDGSRTIMYKYRRLREDAQGNMVSQYIRTTPGRVIYNKAIQEAIAS, from the coding sequence ATGAGACCAGCCCAAACAAATCAGTTTGACTACGTAAAAATCGGCTTGGCATCACCAGAACGCATTCGGATCTGGGGTGAAAGAACTTTACCTAACGGTCAGGTAGTCGGTGAAGTCACCAAGCCAGAGACGATAAATTACCGGACTTTAAAACCCGAGATGGATGGCTTGTTCTGCGAGCGCATCTTTGGACCGGCCAAAGATTGGGAATGTCATTGTGGCAAGTATAAAAGAGTGCGTCACAGAGGAATTGTCTGTGAGCGGTGTGGCGTGGAAGTCACAGAATCGCGAGTGCGCCGTCACCGCATGGGTTACATTAAACTTGCCGCACCAGTCGCTCACGTTTGGTATCTCAAAGGCATTCCCAGTTATATCTCCATTCTGTTGGATATGCCCTTGCGGGATGTAGAACAAATTGTCTATTTCAATTCCTATGTTGTTCTTAGTCCTGGCAATGCTGAAACATTAACTTACAAACAGCTCCTCAGTGAAGACCAGTGGCTGGAAATCGAAGACCAAATTTATAGCGAAGATTCTACGCTCCAAGGGGTAGAAGTCGGTATTGGTGCAGAAGCCTTACTGCGGTTACTCGCCGATATCCAATTGGAGCAAGAAGCTGAATCTTTGCGGGAAGAAATTGGTACCGCCAAAGGTCAAAAGCGGGCAAAGCTGATTAAGCGGCTGCGGGTTATTGACAACTTCATCGCCACCGGATCGAAACCTGAGTGGATGGTCATGAGTGTGATTCCTGTCATTCCCCCAGACTTGCGTCCTATGGTGCAGTTGGACGGTGGACGATTTGCCACCAGCGATTTGAACGATTTATATCGCCGTGTGATTAACCGCAACAACCGTCTGGCACGCCTACAAGAAATTTTAGCTCCTGAGATTATCGTTCGTAACGAAAAGCGGATGCTGCAAGAAGCGGTGGACGCCTTAATTGACAACGGTCGTCGGGGACGCACGGTCGTCGGGGCAAATAACCGACCCCTGAAATCTTTGTCAGACATCATTGAAGGTAAGCAAGGACGTTTCCGCCAAAACTTGCTAGGGAAACGGGTTGACTACTCAGGACGTTCCGTCATTGTGGTAGGACCAAAACTCAACATCCACCAGTGCGGTTTGCCACGAGAAATGGCAATTGAGCTATTTCAACCGTTTGTCATCAATCGGCTGATTCGTAGCGGAATGGTGAATAATATCAAAGCCGCGAAAAAGTTGATATCTCGTTCTGATCCGAGTGTTTGGGATGTTCTAGAAGAAGTGATTGAAGGACACCCAGTTATGCTCAACCGTGCGCCGACTTTGCACCGTCTGGGTATTCAGGCTTTTGAACCAATTTTGGTGGAAGGGAGAGCAATTCAGCTGCACCCGCTCGTTTGTCCAGCATTTAATGCTGACTTTGACGGAGACCAAATGGCGGTACACGTACCGTTATCTTTGGAATCTCAAGCGGAAGCGCGGTTACTGATGCTGGCTTCTAACAATATTTTGTCCCCAGCAACTGGTAGACCAATTATTACACCTAGCCAGGACATGGTGTTAGGGGCGTATTACTTAACCGCCGAAAATCCCTATGCCACAAAGGGCGCAGGGCGGTACTTTGCTTCTCTAGATGACGTCATTATGGCTTACGAGCAGAAGCAAATCGAGCTGCATGCGTATATTTATGTACGGTATGACGGTGAAGTTGAGTCACCTGAACCAGATACAGAGCCAGTTGAAGTGATACCAAACGACGATGGTAGCCGGACGATAATGTATAAGTACCGCCGACTCCGAGAAGATGCTCAAGGAAACATGGTTTCTCAGTATATCCGCACAACGCCAGGTCGCGTTATTTACAATAAAGCGATTCAAGAAGCGATCGCTAGTTAA
- a CDS encoding TatD family hydrolase — protein sequence MQLFDTHVHVNFDVFQPDLEAVRARWQQAGVVRLVHSCVEPSEFSSIQALAHRFPELSFAVGLHPLDAGKWNEKTAKEILSLASSDSKVVAIGETGLDFYKADNYEQQRMAFETHLEIATELNLPVIIHCRNAASEVREVLQKWKNLKGESVRGVMHCWGGNPEETQWFIDLGFYISFSGTVTFKGAKQIQESAAMVRSDRLLIETDCPFLAPVPKRGERRNEPAYIRYVAEQVARVRGETTDAIASLTTKNACELFGLTV from the coding sequence ATGCAGCTTTTTGATACCCACGTTCACGTCAACTTTGATGTTTTCCAGCCAGATTTAGAAGCGGTGCGAGCGCGATGGCAACAAGCAGGCGTCGTGCGCTTAGTACACTCTTGCGTAGAGCCATCGGAGTTTTCCAGCATTCAAGCTCTAGCTCACCGTTTTCCCGAACTAAGCTTTGCCGTGGGCTTGCATCCTTTAGATGCAGGAAAATGGAATGAAAAGACAGCTAAAGAGATATTATCTTTAGCTAGTTCTGACTCTAAAGTGGTAGCAATTGGGGAAACAGGGCTGGATTTTTATAAAGCAGATAACTACGAGCAACAGCGAATGGCATTTGAGACACATTTAGAAATCGCCACTGAACTCAACTTACCCGTGATTATCCACTGCCGCAATGCAGCGTCAGAGGTTAGGGAAGTGCTGCAAAAATGGAAGAACCTCAAAGGAGAAAGTGTGCGGGGTGTCATGCACTGCTGGGGTGGAAACCCAGAAGAAACCCAATGGTTTATTGACTTGGGCTTTTACATCAGTTTTAGCGGAACCGTGACCTTTAAGGGCGCCAAACAAATTCAAGAATCAGCTGCTATGGTCAGGAGTGATCGGCTGTTGATTGAGACGGATTGTCCTTTTCTGGCACCGGTTCCTAAGCGAGGCGAACGACGCAATGAGCCTGCGTACATTCGCTATGTAGCAGAGCAGGTCGCCAGAGTGCGGGGGGAAACAACAGATGCGATCGCATCTCTGACAACAAAAAATGCGTGTGAATTATTTGGCTTAACAGTATAG
- a CDS encoding DNA-directed RNA polymerase subunit beta'', protein MTNDKMIFRNRVVDKGQLRNLISWSFTHYGTARTAVMADKLKDLGFRYATKAGVSISVDDLMVPPSKRSLLEAAEAEIRATEERYQRGEITEVERFQKVIDTWNGTSEALKDEVVTHFKKTNPLNSVYMMAFSGARGNISQVRQLVGMRGLMADPQGEIIDLPIKTNFREGLTVTEYIISSYGARKGLVDTALRTADSGYLTRRLVDVSQDVIIREFDCGTTRGIPLRAMKEGEKTLINLSTRLLGRAIGEDVVHPKTGEVIAERNTPVSDELAKEIEKAGVQEVVVRSPLTCEAARSVCQHCYGWSLAHAKMVDLGEAVGIIAAQSIGEPGTQLTMRTFHTGGVFTGEVARQVRSETDGTIRIPRKLRTRPYRTRHGEDAQYVEANGNIILEVATDKSASPTNQEIAVTQGSTLYVVDGQKIKKGQLLAEVAIGGRTTRVNTEKAVKDVASDMAGEVKFADVVPEQKTDRQGNTTTTAARGGLIWILSGEVYNLPPGAELVVNNGDTIDSNGVLAETKLTTLHGGVVRLPEATPGKGTREIEIITASVVLDQATVTAQASQGRNNYLVTTGNNQVFNLRATPGTKVQNGQVVAELIDDRYRTTTGGLLKYAAVEVQKKGKAKLGYEVVQGGTLLWIPEETHEVNKDISLLMVEDGQFIEAGTEVVKDIFCQNSGVIEVTQKNDILREVVIKPGELLMVDDPEAVMGKDGTFVQPGEELLGQIFTELRYIEYVESPEGPALLSRPVVEFAVPNNPDVPSTTSVSQQTGRSIQLRAVQRLPYKDSERVKTVEGVELLRTQLVLEIEQEGEQDHNASPLAADIELVADANDPEIQRLQLVILESLVLRRDIAADATQGSTQTSLEVEDGQTIAPGAVIARTQILCKEGGIVRGVQKGTEAVRRCLVLRHTDVTTMNLSAPAKVKVGDLVVEGVEIAPGVFAEESGQVVAVQKGERRVEKPQAEVTPTEESALTTQNYSVTLRVGRPYRVSAGAVLQVDDGDLVQRGDNLVLLVFERAKTGDIIQGLPRIEELLEARKPKEACILARRAGEVKVVYSDGDEAIAIKVIESNGVVTDYPLGPGQNLIVPDGAQITAGQALTDGPSNPHEILEIFFNLGSEEGIYVCASHALQKVQTFLVNEVQSVYQSQGIDIADKHIEVIVRQMTSKVRVDDGGDTSMLPGELVELRQIEQVNEAMAITGGARAQYTPVLLGITKASLNTDSFISAASFQETTRVLTEAAIEGKSDWLRGLKENVIIGRLIPAGTGFNAYEEPGTIEDYTADMSTSVLDEVDDPLDMVLDDRTARSYQLDSPTLGGDGFGNRRGSETSILDEDDLILPSSSETDVDDLVEDEYEEDDEYEEDDE, encoded by the coding sequence ATGACTAATGACAAAATGATTTTTCGGAATCGCGTCGTTGACAAAGGTCAACTGAGGAACCTGATTTCTTGGTCGTTTACGCATTACGGTACGGCGCGGACAGCAGTGATGGCGGACAAATTAAAAGATTTGGGATTCCGCTATGCCACTAAAGCAGGGGTTTCTATCAGCGTTGATGATTTGATGGTTCCGCCTTCCAAGCGATCGCTCCTAGAAGCTGCCGAAGCTGAAATTCGTGCGACTGAAGAACGTTACCAACGGGGAGAAATTACCGAAGTTGAGCGATTCCAAAAAGTGATTGACACTTGGAACGGAACTTCAGAAGCTCTCAAAGATGAAGTCGTTACTCACTTCAAAAAGACAAATCCCCTCAACTCCGTGTACATGATGGCATTTTCCGGAGCTAGGGGTAACATCTCCCAAGTGCGGCAATTGGTGGGTATGCGCGGACTGATGGCAGACCCCCAAGGGGAAATTATTGACCTACCCATCAAAACAAACTTCCGTGAAGGATTGACCGTAACAGAATACATTATTTCCTCTTACGGTGCGAGAAAAGGATTGGTAGATACCGCGTTGCGGACGGCAGACTCTGGTTATCTGACCCGCCGGTTAGTGGACGTATCTCAAGATGTGATTATTCGGGAATTTGACTGCGGTACCACCAGGGGAATTCCCTTGCGGGCAATGAAAGAAGGCGAGAAAACCTTGATTAATCTCTCCACAAGGTTGCTCGGACGAGCCATTGGAGAGGATGTCGTGCATCCAAAGACAGGCGAAGTTATAGCAGAACGCAATACCCCCGTTTCCGATGAACTGGCAAAGGAAATTGAAAAGGCGGGAGTCCAAGAAGTCGTTGTGCGATCGCCCCTCACTTGTGAAGCCGCGCGGTCTGTCTGCCAACATTGCTATGGCTGGAGTTTGGCACACGCCAAGATGGTAGATCTAGGCGAAGCTGTGGGTATCATTGCGGCACAAAGTATTGGTGAACCAGGGACTCAGCTGACAATGCGTACCTTCCACACTGGTGGTGTATTCACTGGTGAAGTGGCCAGACAAGTCCGCTCCGAAACCGATGGTACCATCCGTATTCCCCGCAAATTGCGGACAAGACCCTACCGCACCCGTCACGGGGAAGATGCTCAGTACGTAGAAGCCAATGGCAACATTATTTTAGAAGTCGCCACAGACAAATCTGCCTCCCCAACTAACCAAGAAATTGCCGTTACCCAAGGTTCAACGCTCTACGTTGTTGATGGGCAGAAAATCAAGAAGGGTCAGCTGTTGGCTGAGGTTGCCATTGGTGGACGTACAACTCGTGTCAATACAGAAAAAGCAGTTAAAGATGTCGCTTCTGATATGGCTGGGGAAGTCAAGTTTGCTGATGTTGTGCCAGAACAAAAAACAGACCGTCAGGGTAACACCACTACCACAGCAGCGCGAGGTGGATTGATTTGGATTTTGTCAGGGGAAGTTTATAACTTACCCCCAGGAGCAGAATTGGTGGTTAACAACGGCGATACCATAGACAGCAATGGTGTCTTGGCAGAAACCAAGTTAACGACATTGCATGGTGGTGTTGTGCGCTTACCCGAAGCTACACCAGGTAAAGGCACGCGGGAAATCGAAATCATCACTGCTTCTGTGGTTCTAGACCAAGCAACTGTGACAGCGCAAGCCTCTCAAGGTCGCAACAATTACTTAGTCACGACTGGAAATAACCAGGTCTTTAACCTCAGAGCAACCCCAGGCACCAAAGTCCAAAATGGTCAGGTGGTCGCCGAGTTGATTGATGACCGCTATCGCACAACCACTGGTGGCTTGCTGAAATACGCCGCTGTGGAAGTCCAGAAAAAAGGTAAGGCAAAGCTGGGTTACGAGGTGGTACAGGGAGGTACCCTCCTCTGGATTCCTGAAGAAACCCATGAAGTGAACAAAGATATCTCTCTGCTGATGGTAGAAGACGGTCAGTTTATCGAAGCAGGCACCGAAGTGGTGAAAGATATCTTCTGCCAAAACAGTGGTGTGATAGAAGTCACCCAGAAAAACGACATTCTGCGGGAAGTGGTCATTAAGCCAGGGGAACTGCTGATGGTGGATGATCCAGAAGCAGTGATGGGCAAAGATGGCACCTTTGTTCAACCAGGTGAAGAATTGTTAGGGCAAATCTTTACAGAGTTGCGCTACATCGAGTATGTGGAATCACCAGAAGGTCCAGCATTGTTGAGCCGTCCGGTCGTCGAGTTTGCCGTACCGAACAATCCTGATGTGCCATCAACTACATCAGTTAGTCAACAAACAGGTCGTTCGATTCAACTGCGAGCAGTGCAGCGTCTGCCTTATAAAGATTCTGAACGAGTCAAGACCGTTGAAGGTGTGGAACTGCTGCGAACCCAGCTCGTGTTGGAGATTGAGCAGGAAGGCGAACAAGACCACAATGCTTCCCCCTTGGCAGCAGATATTGAATTGGTAGCGGACGCCAATGACCCAGAAATTCAGCGCTTGCAGCTGGTTATTTTGGAATCCTTAGTGCTTCGTCGGGATATAGCCGCTGACGCGACCCAAGGCAGTACCCAAACAAGCTTGGAAGTAGAGGATGGACAAACAATTGCACCAGGAGCCGTAATAGCACGTACCCAGATATTGTGTAAAGAAGGCGGTATCGTGCGGGGCGTGCAAAAAGGAACTGAGGCAGTTCGCCGCTGTTTAGTGTTACGCCATACTGACGTGACTACGATGAATCTATCAGCCCCAGCTAAGGTCAAAGTCGGTGATTTGGTAGTAGAGGGTGTAGAAATTGCCCCTGGAGTCTTCGCCGAGGAATCTGGGCAAGTTGTGGCAGTGCAGAAGGGAGAAAGAAGAGTTGAGAAGCCACAAGCAGAAGTTACGCCTACTGAAGAATCAGCACTCACCACTCAGAACTACTCGGTTACACTTCGCGTTGGTCGTCCCTATCGCGTCAGTGCAGGCGCTGTGTTGCAGGTAGACGACGGCGATTTGGTACAGCGCGGTGATAACTTGGTGTTGCTAGTATTTGAACGCGCCAAGACTGGAGACATCATTCAAGGTTTGCCGAGAATTGAGGAACTCCTGGAAGCTCGTAAGCCCAAAGAAGCATGCATTTTAGCACGTCGTGCTGGAGAAGTCAAAGTCGTTTACAGCGATGGCGATGAAGCGATTGCTATCAAAGTCATCGAATCCAATGGCGTGGTCACGGATTATCCTCTAGGACCAGGACAAAACTTGATAGTCCCAGATGGGGCGCAAATTACAGCGGGACAAGCATTGACCGATGGTCCTTCTAATCCCCATGAAATTTTGGAAATCTTCTTCAACTTAGGTTCTGAGGAAGGAATTTATGTCTGTGCTAGCCATGCCTTGCAAAAAGTACAGACGTTCTTGGTAAACGAAGTACAGTCTGTGTATCAGTCCCAAGGTATTGATATTGCCGACAAGCACATTGAAGTGATTGTCCGCCAGATGACCTCGAAAGTACGAGTGGACGATGGTGGTGACACCAGCATGCTCCCTGGAGAATTGGTAGAGTTGCGCCAAATCGAGCAAGTCAACGAAGCGATGGCAATCACTGGTGGCGCACGGGCACAGTACACCCCAGTCCTATTGGGGATTACCAAAGCATCGTTGAATACCGATAGCTTTATTTCCGCTGCATCCTTCCAAGAAACAACGCGCGTTTTGACTGAGGCTGCAATCGAAGGCAAATCCGACTGGTTGCGCGGCTTGAAAGAAAACGTAATTATCGGACGATTGATTCCCGCCGGCACTGGGTTTAATGCTTATGAAGAACCTGGTACCATCGAGGACTATACTGCTGATATGAGTACCAGTGTCTTGGATGAAGTTGACGATCCACTGGATATGGTGCTGGATGACCGTACAGCCCGGAGCTACCAATTAGATTCTCCCACTCTTGGAGGGGATGGATTTGGTAACAGACGTGGTTCAGAAACGTCCATTTTGGATGAGGATGATTTGATTCTTCCTTCTAGTAGCGAAACTGATGTTGATGACCTCGTAGAAGACGAATACGAAGAAGACGACGAATACGAAGAAGACGACGAGTAA